A single region of the Sulfurimonas sp. genome encodes:
- a CDS encoding DUF3187 domain-containing protein — protein sequence MIRFLLLLFTLQLTLFAYNDYDLDGVEDTNDRCPNTPFSELVDANGCTISSTTSLHNFDFIYGISFTDSDYSGENTKTTSHSFQFDYYYKDFSLELSTSYMSSKSTSYNENGIDDSFVGAYYQFLPIKNLKISTGVGVIIPTYDSNLNNNNTDYTASLSASYALENINIFAGYIYTKVNDDDINNTDIIVNYQDTNAYSIGVGFYPTQRLYVSGSYFISDSVYKTDETIKTISAYAFYTIDSKWFTTFSYANGLSDSANDNYLSLRLGYRF from the coding sequence ATGATTAGATTTTTATTACTATTATTTACATTACAACTTACACTTTTTGCTTACAATGATTATGACCTAGACGGTGTTGAAGATACAAACGACAGATGTCCAAATACTCCATTTAGTGAACTAGTAGATGCAAATGGTTGTACAATATCAAGTACAACGTCTTTACATAACTTTGATTTTATATATGGAATTAGTTTTACAGATTCTGACTATTCAGGTGAAAATACAAAAACAACTTCTCATAGCTTCCAATTCGATTATTACTACAAAGATTTCTCATTAGAGTTAAGTACATCATATATGAGTTCTAAAAGTACATCTTACAACGAGAATGGAATTGATGATTCTTTTGTTGGAGCATATTATCAATTCCTGCCTATAAAAAATTTAAAAATATCAACAGGAGTTGGAGTTATTATTCCGACGTATGATTCAAATTTAAACAATAATAACACGGACTATACAGCTTCATTAAGTGCTAGTTATGCACTGGAAAATATTAATATATTTGCAGGTTACATATACACAAAAGTAAACGATGACGATATTAACAATACTGATATTATAGTTAACTATCAAGATACAAATGCTTACAGTATAGGAGTTGGTTTTTATCCTACACAAAGGCTTTATGTAAGTGGTTCATATTTTATTAGTGACAGTGTTTATAAAACAGATGAAACAATTAAAACTATCTCTGCTTACGCTTTTTACACTATAGACTCTAAATGGTTTACAACATTTAGTTATGCTAACGGTTTAAGTGATAGTGCAAACGATAATTATTTATCGCTTAGACTTGGATATAGATTTTAA
- a CDS encoding sensor histidine kinase, with translation MNKVEIESFLKSFFLFFGSLSILISILYYISFAKNVQTLDENILSQMRLCSYDLKCEQFKLDFIDIEEKKKLSTLYKDDKGLTSFYPIIDSEKFLLSFNLSKKDYQKEIQTIKEELYLELSGVLAITFILSILFSIYALYPLRNALLLTQEFIKDILHDFNTPLASLRLNSSMLKKELGENEKLKRIELSVSNILDLQDHLRSYLQNSSLQKEKLELKTLLKQRIDFIEKNYPNINFSIDVENINIFTNKEAFVRIIDNILTNAAKYNKRDGSVKVIYEKNNLKIIDTGKGIQNPKKVFNRFYKEQDRGIGIGLHIVKKLCDELKIEIKIESEISKGTIFSLDLSQLTKS, from the coding sequence TTGAATAAAGTAGAAATAGAGTCGTTCTTAAAAAGCTTTTTTCTTTTTTTTGGCTCATTAAGTATATTAATAAGCATACTTTATTATATAAGTTTTGCAAAAAACGTACAAACCTTAGATGAAAATATATTATCTCAAATGAGACTGTGCAGTTACGATTTAAAATGTGAACAGTTTAAACTGGACTTTATAGATATAGAAGAAAAGAAAAAACTATCTACTTTATATAAAGATGACAAAGGTTTAACAAGTTTCTACCCTATAATCGATTCGGAAAAGTTTTTACTATCATTTAATCTATCTAAAAAAGATTACCAAAAAGAGATACAAACTATAAAAGAGGAACTTTATTTAGAACTATCTGGAGTACTGGCTATAACATTTATTTTATCTATATTATTTTCAATCTATGCACTTTATCCACTTAGAAACGCCTTGCTTTTAACACAAGAATTTATAAAAGATATACTTCATGATTTTAATACACCTCTTGCATCTCTAAGACTTAATTCCTCAATGCTCAAAAAAGAGCTAGGTGAAAATGAAAAGCTTAAAAGGATAGAGTTAAGTGTAAGTAATATACTTGATCTGCAAGATCATTTGCGCTCATATCTTCAAAACAGCTCATTGCAAAAAGAAAAGCTTGAGCTAAAAACTCTTTTAAAACAAAGAATAGATTTTATAGAAAAAAACTACCCGAATATAAACTTCTCAATAGATGTTGAAAATATAAATATCTTTACAAACAAAGAGGCTTTTGTAAGAATAATCGACAACATATTAACCAATGCAGCAAAATACAATAAAAGAGACGGTTCTGTTAAGGTCATATATGAAAAAAATAATTTAAAAATTATTGATACGGGAAAAGGTATTCAAAACCCTAAAAAAGTATTTAACAGATTTTATAAAGAGCAAGACCGTGGTATAGGGATCGGTCTTCATATAGTTAAAAAACTATGCGATGAACTAAAGATTGAAATTAAAATAGAGAGTGAAATATCTAAAGGGACTATCTTTTCATTAGATCTTTCACAGCTTACAAAGAGCTAA
- a CDS encoding response regulator transcription factor, with protein sequence MKKKILLLEDDILLAQTLEDLLISENYDVSLVTTGNEAIDKTYDEKFDLYVFDINVPDITGLELLESLRDANDNTPTIFISALVDIQSISKAFKVGAEDYIKKPFFPEELLIRINAKLLPKQTNIIYKNIEYNSNTKLLKIDGHIKSIGEVQERLLELFLNNLNQVLDKDILLECLDKPSPTALRVAITKLKQTTGLNIINVRGVGYSLE encoded by the coding sequence ATGAAGAAAAAAATACTACTTTTAGAAGATGATATACTTTTAGCACAAACTTTAGAAGATCTGCTTATATCTGAAAACTATGACGTATCTTTAGTAACAACAGGTAATGAAGCAATAGACAAAACTTATGATGAAAAATTTGACCTTTATGTGTTTGATATAAATGTACCTGACATCACTGGTTTAGAGCTTTTAGAATCACTAAGAGATGCAAATGACAATACTCCTACTATATTTATAAGCGCACTTGTAGATATTCAGTCAATTTCAAAAGCTTTTAAAGTAGGCGCAGAGGACTATATTAAAAAACCGTTTTTCCCAGAAGAGTTATTAATACGTATTAATGCAAAACTTTTACCTAAACAAACAAATATAATTTATAAAAATATAGAGTATAATTCAAATACAAAGCTGTTAAAAATAGATGGTCATATAAAATCAATCGGTGAGGTTCAAGAGAGACTGCTTGAACTGTTTTTGAATAATTTAAATCAGGTATTAGATAAAGATATACTTTTAGAGTGTCTAGATAAACCATCTCCAACTGCATTAAGAGTTGCCATTACTAAACTAAAACAAACTACCGGATTAAATATAATCAATGTGCGTGGTGTAGGATATTCACTTGAATAA
- the leuA gene encoding 2-isopropylmalate synthase, with translation MQHVTKGKYRPYPQIDLPNRTWPDNTIDKAPRWCSVDLRDGNQALINPMNMEKKLELYALLLKLGFKEIEVGFPSASKVEFDFLRRLVDDNLIPDDVTVQVLVQAREHLIAKTFEALKGVKKATVHLYNSTSIAQRKIVFKKEKEEIIKLALEGVDLVKKYEQQHDGEIFLEYSPESFTGTELEFAAEICNAVTERWGISADRKVIINLPATVEMSTPNVYADQIEWMGRHLNNRENVVISTHTHNDRGTSIAATELALLAGADRVEGTLLSNGERTGNVDIITIALNMTTQGLDPKLDLSDVNEILDVVERATEMPTHPRHPYVGELVYTAFSGSHQDAINKGMAYQQSREDSFWEVPYLPIDPTDVGRTYEDIIRINSQSGKGGVAYILEKSFGYQLPKAMHPEIGKLVQALSDQEGRELSNDEIFEVLQNNYFKNEEHISFVDCSLSSKSSASTCELVYKMNGKEITSVGEGNGPIDAAKNALMKEYPNEFSIKSYSEHSCGDKSTAKAIAYIEIQSEDTLSCFGMGADNDIATASIKALFCAVNRAFK, from the coding sequence ATGCAACATGTTACAAAGGGTAAATATCGCCCATATCCACAAATAGATTTGCCAAATCGTACTTGGCCGGACAATACTATTGATAAAGCTCCACGTTGGTGTAGTGTAGATTTACGTGACGGTAATCAGGCACTTATCAATCCAATGAACATGGAGAAAAAACTTGAATTATATGCACTCTTACTAAAGCTTGGTTTTAAAGAAATAGAAGTAGGTTTTCCATCTGCGTCTAAAGTTGAATTTGATTTTTTACGCCGTTTGGTTGATGACAATCTAATACCTGATGATGTTACTGTTCAAGTACTTGTTCAGGCACGTGAACACTTGATCGCTAAAACTTTTGAAGCTTTAAAAGGTGTAAAAAAAGCAACTGTTCACCTTTATAATTCAACATCAATAGCGCAAAGAAAAATAGTTTTCAAAAAAGAAAAAGAAGAGATTATTAAACTAGCTCTTGAAGGTGTTGATCTAGTAAAAAAATATGAACAACAACACGACGGTGAGATCTTTTTAGAGTATTCACCTGAGAGTTTTACAGGAACTGAGTTAGAGTTTGCAGCCGAGATATGTAATGCCGTAACTGAGAGATGGGGTATAAGTGCTGATCGTAAAGTGATCATTAACTTACCTGCAACTGTAGAGATGTCTACGCCAAACGTGTATGCAGATCAGATTGAGTGGATGGGAAGACATCTAAACAATAGAGAAAATGTTGTTATATCTACTCACACTCATAACGATAGAGGGACTTCTATCGCTGCAACTGAGTTGGCATTACTTGCAGGTGCAGACAGAGTTGAAGGTACACTTTTGAGTAACGGTGAGCGTACAGGTAATGTTGATATCATTACAATAGCACTTAATATGACAACTCAAGGACTTGATCCAAAACTTGATCTGAGTGATGTTAATGAGATTCTAGATGTAGTTGAGCGTGCAACTGAGATGCCTACACATCCACGTCATCCTTATGTTGGGGAACTTGTTTATACTGCATTTTCAGGTTCACACCAAGATGCTATTAACAAAGGTATGGCTTATCAGCAATCTCGTGAAGACAGTTTTTGGGAAGTACCGTACTTACCGATAGATCCGACTGATGTAGGACGTACATACGAAGATATTATACGTATCAACTCACAGTCTGGTAAAGGCGGGGTTGCATATATCTTAGAAAAGAGCTTTGGATATCAACTTCCAAAAGCTATGCACCCTGAAATTGGTAAGTTAGTTCAAGCCCTTAGTGATCAAGAGGGACGTGAGTTAAGCAATGATGAAATTTTTGAAGTGTTGCAAAACAACTACTTTAAAAATGAAGAGCATATCTCTTTTGTAGATTGTTCACTTAGTTCTAAAAGCTCTGCATCTACTTGCGAATTAGTTTATAAAATGAACGGCAAAGAGATAACATCTGTAGGTGAAGGGAATGGTCCTATAGATGCTGCAAAAAATGCTTTGATGAAAGAGTATCCAAACGAGTTTAGTATAAAGTCTTACTCTGAACATTCATGCGGAGATAAAAGCACAGCCAAAGCTATCGCATATATAGAGATCCAAAGTGAGGACACGCTTTCATGTTTTGGAATGGGTGCAGACAACGATATAGCTACAGCATCTATAAAAGCACTTTTTTGTGCAGTAAATAGAGCGTTCAAATAA
- a CDS encoding methyl-accepting chemotaxis protein → MNESTLRNVATSNIAQIVLFVLAFAAESFVFGFSVVLLVATILHIGLAVYLRSQLLIVKSSVEGVTDAVSKVSNGDFDAVAPVIGKGEINLMAKEFNSMQVQIKHYLKETIKAINIAEDTDRSYYASSDGLNQALKEATDKINKSVKAIEAGYGAQIRGAFTEKLHDLGGGISHGLKVIQNNLLNNSKEVDKISKMSNQTSNEADNSLKSMEGILELFNNLSEKIESTNHNINGLSERSQEISTIADIIKDIAEQTNLLALNAAIEAARAGEHGRGFAVVADEVRQLAERTQRSTQEISVTIQTLQQEATEMQAHSEDMTKISESATHTIDEFAETLRGFQHNAQESANYSSFIRDSLFMVLVKIDHILFKSNAYTSVISQKSVAEFGDHRACRLGKWYLGEGKERYGHTRNYSSIDDPHSKVHSNVIKNVKFVEDGSVYNSKNEAIIIDNFKNMEDESEKLFNILDRIIEELDPTKK, encoded by the coding sequence ATGAATGAATCAACATTGAGAAATGTTGCCACATCAAACATAGCTCAGATAGTATTGTTTGTATTGGCTTTTGCGGCTGAAAGCTTTGTATTTGGTTTTTCAGTAGTATTGTTAGTTGCAACTATTTTGCATATTGGATTGGCAGTGTATCTACGTTCACAACTGCTTATAGTGAAGAGTTCTGTTGAAGGTGTTACAGATGCAGTTTCAAAAGTATCAAACGGTGATTTTGATGCAGTAGCACCTGTGATCGGTAAGGGTGAGATAAACCTAATGGCTAAAGAGTTTAACTCTATGCAGGTTCAAATAAAACATTATTTAAAAGAGACTATAAAAGCAATAAATATTGCAGAAGATACTGATAGATCATATTATGCTTCTTCAGATGGGCTAAATCAAGCATTGAAAGAAGCAACAGATAAGATTAATAAATCTGTTAAAGCTATAGAAGCTGGTTATGGAGCTCAAATACGTGGTGCATTTACTGAAAAACTGCATGACTTAGGCGGTGGTATTTCACACGGTCTTAAAGTTATTCAAAATAACCTTCTGAATAATTCAAAAGAGGTTGATAAGATATCTAAAATGTCTAATCAAACTTCAAACGAAGCAGATAACTCTCTAAAATCAATGGAGGGTATACTTGAGCTTTTCAATAATTTAAGTGAAAAGATCGAATCAACTAATCATAATATTAACGGATTATCTGAAAGATCACAGGAAATATCTACAATAGCTGATATTATTAAAGATATAGCTGAACAGACAAACTTATTAGCATTAAATGCTGCTATTGAAGCTGCACGTGCAGGTGAACATGGACGTGGTTTCGCAGTTGTTGCAGATGAGGTAAGACAACTTGCTGAGAGAACTCAACGTTCAACTCAAGAGATATCTGTAACCATCCAAACGCTTCAACAAGAAGCTACTGAGATGCAAGCCCATTCTGAGGATATGACAAAAATATCTGAATCAGCAACACACACTATAGATGAGTTTGCAGAAACTCTTAGAGGATTCCAACACAATGCACAAGAATCAGCTAATTATTCAAGTTTTATTAGAGACTCTTTATTTATGGTATTAGTAAAAATTGATCATATCTTATTTAAATCTAATGCTTATACATCAGTGATATCGCAAAAAAGTGTAGCCGAATTTGGTGATCATAGAGCATGTAGACTTGGTAAATGGTATCTTGGTGAAGGAAAAGAGCGTTATGGACACACTCGTAACTATTCTTCAATAGATGATCCTCATTCCAAAGTACACTCAAATGTTATTAAAAATGTTAAATTTGTAGAAGATGGAAGTGTATACAATTCTAAAAATGAAGCTATTATTATTGATAACTTTAAAAATATGGAAGATGAAAGCGAAAAATTATTTAATATTTTAGACAGAATAATTGAAGAACTTGACCCTACTAAAAAGTAA
- a CDS encoding methyl-accepting chemotaxis protein: MFIFKTFKAMLISMAAVSIVLFLSLGFFFSNSSKQISELSKINYEIKNLESTMLMLRRNEKDFLARNDLKYVDKFQKNHKNLMLQLQNLSVKSKKYAFKQDIYKSLNNIFKLYYKDFYNIVAIKQKVGLNPKDGLYGSLRNSVHDLETLLKKYANYKLQVDMLMLRRAEKDFMLRSDLKYLEKFDKSFKLFLSHAKDVELSDNDHVIKLLNNYKTDFYNLVEGYKQIGLTSKDGALGEMRETVHKVDEVFEQFYKIINSAINDKETDTINSTIFVFIFLLFIMSLYAYLVIKKINSKIQNITDNVNNITSTKDLSYSIVIDGEDELSTLSKDLNIMLDELRNIINDAKQSSHENTSIAHELSTTALGVGENVERSVGVIDQATLKANEIKNEIISAVKDAQESKKNIIQANENLRAARNDIVDLTAKVQQSAEIEVELAQRMNTLSNDASAVKTILEVISDIADQTNLLALNAAIEAARAGEHGRGFAVVADEVRQLAERTQKSLSEINATINVIVQSISDVSEQMNFNSNKVQQLANVSIDVEEKINESVNIVESAVSASDKTVTDFEETGNNIEYIVSQVSDINKFSSENARNVEEIASAANHLNSMTGDLHTKLETFRT; this comes from the coding sequence ATGTTTATCTTTAAAACGTTTAAAGCTATGCTTATATCTATGGCTGCAGTATCAATTGTGTTATTCCTGTCATTAGGATTTTTCTTTTCTAACTCTTCAAAGCAGATTAGTGAACTATCAAAAATAAACTATGAAATAAAAAATCTTGAATCAACTATGCTAATGCTACGCCGTAATGAGAAAGATTTTTTAGCAAGAAATGACTTAAAATATGTAGATAAATTTCAAAAGAATCACAAAAATCTAATGTTACAACTTCAAAATTTATCTGTTAAATCTAAAAAATATGCTTTCAAACAAGATATATATAAAAGTTTGAATAATATTTTCAAATTATATTATAAAGATTTTTATAATATTGTTGCTATCAAGCAGAAAGTAGGACTTAATCCAAAAGATGGTTTATATGGATCATTAAGAAATAGCGTTCACGATTTAGAGACTTTACTCAAAAAATATGCAAACTACAAACTGCAGGTAGATATGCTTATGCTACGCCGTGCAGAAAAAGATTTTATGCTACGCAGTGATCTTAAATATCTTGAAAAATTTGATAAATCTTTTAAATTGTTTTTATCACATGCTAAAGATGTAGAACTATCTGATAATGATCATGTAATAAAGCTTTTAAATAATTATAAAACAGATTTTTATAATTTGGTTGAAGGTTATAAACAAATAGGCTTGACGAGTAAAGACGGTGCTTTAGGAGAGATGAGAGAAACTGTTCACAAAGTAGATGAAGTATTTGAACAATTTTATAAAATTATAAATAGTGCTATTAATGACAAAGAAACAGATACTATTAATTCTACAATATTCGTATTTATTTTCTTACTTTTTATTATGTCTTTATATGCGTATTTGGTTATTAAAAAGATAAATTCAAAAATACAGAACATAACCGATAATGTAAACAATATTACGTCAACAAAAGATTTGTCATATTCTATTGTAATTGACGGAGAAGATGAACTAAGCACACTTTCAAAAGATTTAAATATCATGCTTGATGAGCTTAGAAATATAATAAATGACGCAAAGCAAAGTTCACACGAAAATACTTCCATCGCACACGAGCTTTCTACCACTGCACTAGGTGTCGGAGAGAATGTTGAAAGATCTGTTGGAGTAATAGATCAAGCGACACTTAAAGCCAATGAGATAAAAAATGAGATTATTTCAGCAGTCAAAGATGCTCAAGAGAGTAAAAAGAATATTATACAAGCAAATGAAAATCTTAGAGCAGCTCGTAACGATATTGTAGATCTAACTGCAAAAGTGCAGCAAAGTGCTGAGATTGAAGTTGAATTAGCTCAAAGGATGAATACCCTATCAAATGATGCGAGTGCTGTGAAAACTATACTTGAAGTTATTTCAGATATAGCAGACCAGACAAACCTTCTTGCTCTTAATGCTGCAATAGAAGCAGCACGGGCAGGTGAACACGGTCGTGGTTTTGCAGTTGTTGCCGATGAAGTTCGTCAATTAGCAGAAAGAACACAAAAGTCACTCTCTGAGATAAATGCAACAATCAATGTGATAGTTCAATCCATAAGTGATGTTAGTGAACAGATGAACTTTAACTCAAACAAAGTTCAACAACTTGCAAATGTTTCTATAGATGTAGAAGAAAAAATTAATGAAAGTGTAAATATTGTAGAATCTGCTGTATCAGCAAGTGATAAAACTGTAACAGATTTTGAAGAAACTGGAAATAATATTGAATACATAGTTTCTCAAGTATCCGATATAAATAAGTTTTCATCAGAAAATGCTAGAAATGTGGAGGAGATCGCATCAGCAGCTAATCACCTTAATTCCATGACGGGGGATCTACATACAAAACTTGAAACATTTAGAACTTAA
- the glnA gene encoding type I glutamate--ammonia ligase, with amino-acid sequence MGKFVNNIDEFFTFCKDNDVQFVDFRFTDIKGAWHHLTYRMSAVSAEQLEAGLPFDGSSVDAWQPINRSDMLLKPDVPTAFLDPFTADPTIIIFCDVYDIYKGQAYEKCPRSIAKKALAHADELGIADAAYFGPENEFFIFDDVKFVDNINESGYKVDTEEGEWNSNTHYEDMYNTAHRPGTKGGYFPVAPTDSMVDMRAEMMQVLEQVGLEVVLGHHEVAQGQGEIGVVFSDIIGAADNVQKYKYVVKMIAHLNGKTATFMPKPLYGDNGNGMHVHQSLWKDGKNLFYKEGEYANLSETALHYIGGIFKHARAVAAFTNPSTNSYKRLIPGFEAPSILTYSSQNRSASCRIPYGAGEKATRVEMRFPDSTACPYLAFACMMMAGLDGIKNKDIPIGPMDEDLFELSLDEIRERKIPQMPHTLRGSLEALIRDNDFLKPVFTDLFIQTYQHYQFERQVWPDEGRPTAYEFKTTYQC; translated from the coding sequence ATGGGAAAATTTGTTAACAATATAGATGAATTCTTTACATTTTGTAAAGATAATGATGTACAATTCGTTGATTTTAGATTTACGGATATTAAAGGTGCATGGCACCACTTAACTTACAGAATGAGTGCTGTATCAGCTGAGCAACTAGAAGCTGGTCTTCCTTTTGATGGTTCATCTGTAGACGCTTGGCAGCCGATCAATAGATCAGATATGCTTTTAAAGCCTGATGTTCCAACAGCATTTTTAGATCCTTTTACAGCTGATCCAACGATCATTATATTTTGTGATGTATATGACATCTACAAAGGTCAAGCATATGAGAAATGTCCTCGTTCAATCGCTAAAAAAGCACTTGCTCACGCTGATGAATTAGGTATCGCTGATGCTGCTTACTTCGGACCTGAAAATGAATTCTTTATCTTTGATGACGTAAAATTCGTAGATAACATTAACGAATCTGGTTACAAAGTTGATACTGAAGAGGGTGAGTGGAATTCAAATACTCACTACGAAGATATGTACAACACTGCACACCGTCCTGGTACTAAAGGCGGTTACTTCCCAGTTGCTCCAACTGACTCTATGGTTGATATGCGTGCTGAGATGATGCAAGTACTAGAGCAAGTAGGACTAGAAGTTGTTCTTGGTCACCACGAAGTTGCTCAAGGTCAAGGTGAAATCGGTGTAGTATTCAGCGATATCATCGGTGCTGCTGATAATGTTCAAAAATATAAATATGTTGTAAAAATGATTGCACACCTAAACGGTAAAACTGCTACATTTATGCCAAAACCACTTTACGGTGACAACGGTAACGGTATGCACGTACACCAATCATTATGGAAAGACGGTAAAAACCTTTTCTATAAAGAGGGTGAGTACGCTAACCTTTCTGAGACAGCTTTACACTATATCGGTGGTATCTTTAAACACGCTCGTGCAGTAGCTGCGTTTACAAACCCTTCTACTAACTCATACAAGCGTTTAATTCCAGGTTTCGAGGCTCCAAGTATTTTAACTTACTCTTCTCAAAACCGTTCTGCATCTTGCCGTATCCCTTACGGTGCTGGTGAGAAAGCTACACGTGTTGAGATGAGATTCCCGGATTCTACTGCATGTCCATACTTAGCATTCGCTTGTATGATGATGGCTGGATTAGACGGTATCAAAAACAAAGATATCCCAATAGGGCCTATGGATGAAGATCTATTCGAATTATCTTTAGATGAGATTCGTGAGAGAAAAATACCACAAATGCCACACACTTTAAGAGGATCACTAGAAGCGCTTATCCGTGACAATGATTTCTTAAAACCAGTATTTACTGATCTATTTATCCAAACTTATCAACACTATCAATTCGAGCGTCAAGTTTGGCCTGATGAAGGTCGTCCGACTGCATACGAGTTTAAAACAACTTACCAGTGTTAG
- a CDS encoding phosphate uptake regulator PhoU encodes MNSKYDEKVNDIRGKISTLLKNITEANKISYEAYKENDKAKFQEVQDRLSNIGVNADIIDNEIIKAFALFGPEAIELRSLIAYLKMTNEIVRIGIGIKKYAQRMREHIDSDCDLEPLNPTILPLHKSTITSLELIWECFDNFNECNIDDNYRKVMVEESKNDDFFSVLEKDIMTHIIDEKELAIEYVKVLGSLRKLERSCDRTVNIANLMMYAKNGGEIHLHQ; translated from the coding sequence ATGAATAGTAAATATGATGAAAAAGTAAATGATATAAGAGGGAAAATCTCAACTCTTCTTAAAAATATTACTGAGGCAAATAAGATATCTTATGAAGCATATAAAGAAAATGACAAGGCAAAGTTTCAAGAGGTTCAAGATAGACTTAGCAATATAGGTGTTAATGCAGATATTATAGATAATGAAATTATTAAAGCATTTGCATTATTTGGTCCTGAGGCTATTGAGCTTCGCTCGCTAATAGCTTATTTAAAAATGACAAATGAAATAGTTAGAATCGGTATTGGTATAAAGAAATATGCACAAAGAATGAGAGAGCATATAGATAGTGACTGTGACTTAGAACCACTAAACCCGACTATATTACCTTTACATAAAAGTACTATTACCTCTTTAGAGTTAATCTGGGAGTGTTTTGACAACTTTAATGAATGTAATATCGATGATAACTATAGAAAAGTTATGGTTGAAGAGAGTAAAAATGACGACTTCTTTTCAGTACTTGAAAAAGATATCATGACACATATTATAGACGAAAAAGAGCTTGCAATTGAATATGTAAAAGTTCTTGGAAGTCTTAGAAAACTAGAGCGTTCTTGTGATAGAACTGTAAATATTGCAAACCTTATGATGTATGCAAAAAATGGTGGAGAGATTCACTTACATCAATAA
- the pstB gene encoding phosphate ABC transporter ATP-binding protein PstB — protein MASIVDINGEIALDVKNFDFTYAGADDPSIKKVSMPIAKNSITALIGPSGCGKTTLLRSFNRMHDLYPGNKYDGEVMFKGRNILDAKEDLINLRIQIGMIFQKPTAFPMSIFDNVAYGMRLQGIKNKTELQDRVEKALKDAAIFKEVKDRLKHDANGLSGGQQQRLCIARAIAVEPEVLLFDEPTSALDPISTAGIEELVVSLKDRVSIVIVTHNMQQAARVSDYTGFMYLGELIELGRTEELFVTPNEKLTQDYITGKFG, from the coding sequence ATGGCAAGTATTGTTGATATTAACGGCGAAATTGCACTAGATGTAAAAAACTTTGATTTTACATATGCAGGTGCAGATGACCCAAGTATAAAAAAAGTAAGTATGCCTATAGCTAAAAATAGCATAACTGCACTTATTGGACCATCAGGTTGCGGTAAAACTACACTTCTTAGAAGTTTTAACCGTATGCATGATCTGTATCCTGGGAACAAGTATGATGGTGAGGTTATGTTTAAGGGTAGAAACATACTAGATGCTAAAGAAGATCTTATCAACTTACGTATCCAAATTGGTATGATTTTTCAAAAACCTACAGCTTTCCCAATGAGCATTTTTGATAATGTAGCATACGGTATGAGATTACAAGGTATTAAAAATAAAACCGAGCTACAAGACAGAGTTGAAAAAGCTCTAAAAGATGCAGCTATATTTAAAGAGGTTAAAGACAGACTAAAGCATGATGCAAACGGATTATCTGGCGGTCAGCAGCAACGTCTTTGTATCGCTCGTGCTATTGCAGTTGAGCCTGAAGTATTACTTTTTGACGAACCTACATCTGCACTTGACCCAATCTCAACAGCAGGGATTGAAGAGCTGGTAGTAAGTTTAAAAGACAGAGTGAGCATAGTGATCGTTACACACAACATGCAACAAGCAGCGCGTGTTAGTGACTATACAGGGTTTATGTATCTAGGCGAGCTAATAGAGCTTGGTCGTACAGAGGAGCTTTTTGTTACACCGAACGAAAAGTTAACGCAAGACTATATTACAGGTAAATTTGGTTAA